The DNA sequence gccaaggtggtcatcaatgaacctgccagatcctgcacatttagtgtagaagtgcagcatgagtacgtaaattaacgtgtatccagtaagtatctagcctaaccccagagaagcagtgacgaggggtcgacatcgatacttactaaaggtccaagcAGATAATATAATAATCCATAACAGGTATGAAGTGCACAGCAATAGTGAAGCAAAATCTGTAAATCTCAAAAGTTTccaattatttcctttaaagtatgaattttttcaatcttgtattctaccttaatatcTTCGAAATTTGTCAAGTGTCATCATCAATTAGACTTGGAGTACCATATAAAGTTTCGGACATCAGTAGAGAGGTTAACTCGTGAATATATTCAGGCTacaagcgatataacgcacgattctgccgaggtcgttcggcccgatccggaataatgtgtacactgtcgagggtcgagcggcgCTAACCATAGAAGCATTTATATACTGCCTAGGCGTTCGGCCCAATCCACAAGAAAagggaaggaagttaccgaattacgagacacgttcTTACAACACCGTACGTGAGTACAAAatggatataatctttaccgtttctcaaataactcgcccacaactcaaagtgttaaggcttggtcTAGTATACATGTATTTATatctaaatcaatttcatttataacttcgAATAATTAAGCCAGCAACACGAGTTCAAATGATTCAAATATTACAGGtcaagatcctaagtctacccggacataaacatgttgtagctacgtacggactctcgtcacctcgtgcgtacatagcacccactactagttgcacataacaataaatatcacctaggggtagtttccccctcacaaggttagacaggagacttacctcgctccgaagttccaaaacTAGCTCCAcgacctctctaacacctcaatccAAGGCtcatcgatccaaaactattcaaacaatgtacaaaccaatcaaaagatactctaatactcataattaatcaatttaaacaattcacaactccgctcgaaaagtctataaaatcaaccctcgggcccacgtgcccggattccaaatattttcgaagataaactttacccataatgccACAAACTGAAAtttataacttattccaaattccatgtccaatttcgggGTCAAATCCAAAAATGCCGATTTCTAGGTTTTTCctaccaaaatctcaaatttttactaATTCCCATGTAAAAATCCGTacataatccaagtatttaactcacaataggtgtAAATCGCCCTAtccaagtgaaaatgaaagaaagtgggcaaaaatcccgttcttaaaacaACACTGCCCCAGCGAccttttcgcacttgcggaacagtagccgcttctgcggcttcgctTCTACGGAAACTTCCTTGTAGATGCAGCTTCCCCCAAGGCCAGCACTTTCTGCTTCTACGGTCaaccaaccgcttctgcggcaccgCATTTGCGGTTTGCCCTTCGCATCTGTGGAGGCCATTAAGCCgcccaaccgcttctgcggtcaggtCCCCTCTTCTGTGGGCGCGCATCTGCGCGAACtaacccgcttctgcggaccaggcTCATCACCCCTGCTTCCGCTTCTGGGACCCTCCAAGCGTAGGTGCGAGTCCACACCTGCAGAATTCttaccgcatctgcgctccacagtCCCCAGTCCATTTCTTCCCATTTGCGCAACAcctcccgcacctgcgatcaaagctccgcaggtgcggttacaccaacaTAACCCAGCCTTCAGTAATCtcacaacttcaacttttgatccgttaacctacCGAAATCAACCCTTCCCCCCCCTCCCGGGACCtagaccaaatataccaaccagtcttaaaatacaatacaaacttagtcgagccttcaaatcacatcaaacagtgctaaaatcacggatcgcaccccaattcaactttaatgaactttagaacttcaaacttctacattcgacaccgaaacctaacaaatcaagtccgattgacctcaaaatttacacataagtcataattgacatccgaccccgatatcaaaaagttcactcctggtcaaacttttcaaaaaccatccaatttccaactttcgccaattgatgccgaaataacctacggacctccaaatcaacatccggatatGCTCCTAAAACCAATATCATCtttcgaacctattggaactataaaatcctgattccgaggtcgtttactcataaatcaaaccttagtcaattcttccaacttaaagctttcaaaattagaattttctttccaaatcaatcccgaacttcccgaaattcaattccgaccacatgtacgagtcataatacctgaagagaAGCTACTAAAGGCCTCAAACTACTGAacgacgagctagagctcaaaacgaccagtcgggtcgttacagcaggGATACTGGAAGGACGGATAGAAGAAGGGTATACGCTAAAAACCCATGTATGAGGGTGAGCAGAAGGATACTTATCTTCAAAATCTTTGGTACTGTCTAGACTCTTtgggatgatggtgctcaccgtaggaGGAGCAACATCATCAGCTTTACCTTTGTTCTATGAAGAACTAGGGTTTCTAGAAGAAGAGGCTATTTTTTATCGGAATGAATATTTTTCTCTCAAAGAAGAAAGTTAAACAAAAGGTTAAAGACAAAGTATGAGTTGAGTAAAGAAAGTTTGAGAAAATTTAGAGTattatgaagtgtaaatgaaggaggttgatgcgtataagtaaaggtatatgcggctaaaatcgtggccataattacctcgataacttTGCAAAAGTGATGCTAAATCATAGGATGAcgcatgttcggggcattaaatgcagagagacgtacgtctaatcaaccgtcagaaacttttcagagggggGTCAGTGAATTTTTCGCCAAAAaaagtatttctaccaactttccggtgacacaaATTTATGCCATCGGAAagcaaggggactatctgtatagggtaaaatatatttatattaaatgatcgcatgagGGAGTGACACGTGGAATCGAAGACAGAAGATAGTTGAATCTGGAGGTAACGATCCCGTCTGTTACCAAAGAGAATGATATTCATAAAGATGAAACAAATGCGTGCCACCCGATAGCATTTAATGAGGAATATTCTACAATATTAAGTACACGGCCCGTTACAAGGAGTATGGCATTCACTGCATGTCGTTAcatattcttcaatggccctcataattgtcacTAAAGACGAGCTTGATCCTAAGTctttgttccctaggtgcaactataaatagtgagctctgttatcattgtaacacacgaattttctgacaaacatACGCTACACTCTGTTCAAAGCtcaatataattttatcttcttattcaCTGATATCGTTGTTATTGTTCCCGGAAGCCCTACTCCCGGAATTACAATTTCTTATGTTTTAtctccatctcaaggctaagtattacatttttttctctaattcatctattattttaggatcaaattaattcacttgtctataaatcacgtataaatttaactgtaccgttttacgggtaaacagagATCAAGCAAATCAAGCGGGTGCAGCTGATGTTCTGCACCATTTGATCACCTTGGATCAGATCATGTCGAATCTAATTATACGTACATTTTATATTAGTGCTTGTGAGAAGATACTCCTTCTGATATTATGGGATAACGAAGCTAGCTAGACTGTGATTATTAGTAGAACCATGTCATTAGTTTTTTTATTGTGAATCAATTTTGGGAAAATACTCTCCACATCATTTCATGACTTGAGGTCCTAGGCTAGGAGCAGGAGAACTTTACTTTGCAATTAAAGTTGAAGGAAACCGCTTGCTAAACCTCTGTTACTATCATTTCTTTTTTCTCTATGGTACATAGATAAGCTTTATTCCAACCACAAGTGGATAAGCTTTATTCCACTATGGTACAATAAATTTTCAAACCACAAGTAGATAAGCTTTATTCCACTATGGTACAATAAAAAGAACGTCGCGAGTCGCGACCATTCCGAATCTATTACATGAATCGTTCATATTCATCTTGCTTTATTCGTCACAGACAACACAGAAGAGATAACAACTGAAGTTGATGTAAACAGTAAACTTGCTGAAAAGCTCTTCAATTTTTGTCAAATTCAAATGCTAGCAACTTAAGCTCATGCTCAAAAACTTCCGTTTCTGTGTCCTTCAAACGTACCCATGCGTCTATTCCACCACCATCTTTTGAATCCatcaagaaaataacatttttgtGACGTTCAATTGGACTAACCCACGAAGGTTTTCCCCAACCAAAATCAATATCATAAAATTGGTAGCCACACCAGCTATTAAGATATATATCTACCTCTCGACGCCTAAATGCTCTCGTGAGCTCCATGCTGTCGTAGGGAATGGCAAAAATCGCCTCATCTCGTTCTTGTTTATCCTTATATTTGGGAATGAATTCTAATAAACCTTTTCTTATACAAGAGACCAAGGTAGGCAAGTCACAACAGTCATTCTCACCTTTACAGGCTACGCTGACTGCAACGACATTTCCTACACAATGTTTTGGCATTGGAGGGACGAACCGCTTTCTCATGTTTACATTTTGAATCAAGTATGACGACCTTCTCCCAATCGGCCCTGATGAAGTAGCAGCCATGACACATTTCCATATCACAGCTGAAACAACTTCAACGCGTGTGGGCACCGGCACTACATTGCTGATGGCTTTAGCCTTGAGCGATGCAATAGTAGAAGCATCAAAGAAAAAGATTTTACTAATATGTTGGTTATTATCACATGAGACTTTTTGTGATTCAAGCAATGTAGGCAAAACTTGAGGATTAGGGGGTGGCAAGAATTTTGCAGCAGCAACAAATTCTGGAACTGCACATTTGGTGCCAACTCGAGTAGTGATTGCCCAAGCATCGATCAGGGTGCACGAGGAGGCACGATCAACAATCTTGTGAGAAACACGCGTACTAATAGCCATGCTTCCACATTCAAAAATGGTGACTTGAACGAGTAATGGAACTGTACTATAGGACAATAATGAGTTGTCTTTAACAGTAGGAAGGAAATGTATATCCACATCGGGTTGTCTAAGAACGTCTTCCAACTGATAATTATGAGCAAAAGCCTCGTAAAAAGGCACCCCATCGTCGTTGCATTCAATTGAGTTTTTCTTGATTCGACCAGCAAAAGGGTAAAAGCGAGCAAGAGTTTCAGACAAAGATTTCTTCAATACAAGTAATCTTGATAAATTAGCTGCCCTTGCTTCGTCGCCAACATACAGGGGAGGAGGAGGATAAAATAGAGCTAAGGGAACAGATGTAGGTGGTGCCATCTGATCTAAATAAGAGAATTCGAAGCATCTAAGGTGATTGGGAGTGGGAGAAAGAGGTCTAATTAACTCCATAGAAACTATCTCTATCTTTCTTTCCATGGCTAATTAACTTTGGTTTAAATTTCTGGCTTAGATCTCAGGCAATTATATATGCCACATTTGTGTTTATTCTGCTTATAATATATAGTGATGTAATTTGGGATTTCCATCTATTATCAACTTGTGTCATCGAGAGATGGGCACCATGCATGTGAGGTTTTACTTCTTATATAGTACTCCTTGTATTTTAAGTAAGAAACTCAAACTGTATATCATGTGGTATGGGTTGTTAAAGTTTGTTTTTGAAGGAACTCGGCTGAATTTTCGCTCAAAAGTCGTGCTTATTACACTACTGAAACAAAATACACCTTACTTCAAAAAATGACACATATTTTTAAGTTTTATATTGTACATATTTTGAAGTACCAGTAAAAGCATCAGCTGACAACCCctatttcaaaatatatttttttataaccaCTGTTTCTAAAAGTTATGAAGTTAAATATAGTTGGTCAAGTTACCCATTTCGTTTGAAGTTAACAAGAAAAACTTACTGCAAAAACTAAGAATATTTTTATTCTAGAGCCTCGTAGCTTTTGAGACTATTCACAATTTAGTTTTTTAATTTCTCTTTTTTAATctttgagttaaattttagatCTAGGTTTTTAGAGtttgttagttgtttggattgggtgttgctCCAATTGATTGAAAATAACAAGAGGAGTTCAAAACTTAAATGTGAAGTGATTTGCAGTAGATATGAGCTAGATTTGAGTTGAATTTCAGAAGAAATTCAAGGAAGAAGACGAAATTAGTTtttgtataatagtgtataataTTATATAATAGTGTATATGGGTGTATAAATACCTCTTATACACCTTTATACAAGCACTTGTAGACGAACTTCTTTCACGATTTTCAGTTACAATTCTTGTTCAAAACCAATTTAAATCTTcattaaatgacttcaaattttatatacaacctccttatactatttctaacaagtctaaCTAACATCcaactccaaatttcttataagacCACATTTGAAATTTAAACCCATTTATTTAAGCTTGTTCAACAATGGTGGACCTGTTTAAATCTTCATTAAATGGATTCAAATTTTCTATACAACCTCCTTatactatttctaacaagtctaaaCAACATCCACTCCAAATTTTTCATAAaggcaaatttaaaatttaaacccACTTAGTTAAGCTTGTTCAACAATGGTGGATTAtcttaaaaatctaatttttaccaTCCAAACGGATTTGATTTGTTGAACTAATGTTTGAGTCACAATTACTAATTGAAAGATTAGATTAAAAgcttgattcttttttttttaaaattaaatagtaattTCGAGAACTTATTTAGAGTTGAATGTTGAATCTTAGCCTATTATTTTTGAGTTACAACTTTGCAATATTAAATATGGGCTACTTAGTTGCAATATATGGGTGTGAGTTATATTTATGTGTAATTCTCCcttttatttttaagattgttTACCAAGCGATGAGGGAAAAAAAACTATTGAAGTACAATGCATCTTTACATTAGTGCATTAATTTGCTTCTCTGCTACTGAAACTGAATTAATAGCACTTCGGCTGGGCCTACAGTTAGCTAAAGACTTTAGCCTCTGGCCGCTTCACATTGAAACTGATTCACAAGTAATGTGTATCGTGATTGAACATGATAATGAACTTTACTTACCTATTATTTTTAACTGCAGGTCACATGTTGGAACTGGATCGCGTGGAGGTTAGACATGTATATTTTTAATGTTATAGCAGATGCCTTGGCTAAGCATGAGATGAACCTCACACCCGGATGGACGACAACCATTACATTCCTTATATTACTTATCTCCCCCTCCCTTTGCTTTATCGGCTTTCAATAAGGACTGTTCTGAAGACTTGAACGCTCAAACAGTTTTGGCTTGTAATAACTATAGTTGTTCCGTTACTTAATTTCTAGTATAATTTTCCTTATTAGCAAAAATAATGTTACTTTAAAGAGTTGTTACAACATTATCTGCTGTTTTTTCCTATGGTCACATTGAAAAATACTACGTAAACTATTTAAAATTGTTCGTAAGCTTTATTGTTTGAATTTGTCATGAGTAAAAAGTAAAAACTCATGTGATCACAGCTTCCCGTACTATCAAATCTCTGTTGAGTTTTTTCTTTAAAGGGTGTGAATGGGATATGAAAGAGACACCTTTCGGATTGCACCTCTCCATATCACTCTTCTTTTGTCTATAAAATTAGATGCCTGGCTCCAAATTTTATACATGGAAAATCTGAAAACTTCTCCCCTCTTTTCTATATTATTGCAttgttttttcaaaaaatattatgtcaagtgtgatttgctcAGTTTGTTGAGTTCGCTGAAGTTCTGTAATTTCGATTGCCAGTATTACAGAATAATTtttccgttctatcctgggaggaagtaatccataaccttgggcaacaatgaggggattaaattccttaaggacacacatGCAACTTGTGGGCTCGTAATTATTTTACGATTTGTTTATTGAACTAATGTTTCTTTTTCCTCTAATTTTCTGGTTTTAAACACAGAttactaacaatcttaaggaatttaattatccCAATTTTTAGGGAAATTACCTGTTATACGAAGAGAAAAGTTGAGAAGCAAACAGAAATCAAAATTCTTTTTGTTGGCTAATTGGTTTTTGACCGACTATAAAAATTTATGCAACTCAAAAGGCACTGCTCTTTAAGAAATGGTGTAATTAGTGGAATGCACCGTATCACAAGACTTATTTGACTTCCACGCAAATTGGTGGAGCGTTTCATTACATTCGCAGAGAGTTATTAATAGTTTACAAGTTCTTTCCCATAGAAGAAtgaaatttttttttatcaaaggCTGGTAGAAAGTTTGAGGAGGGAAATATGTCGGAGACAGAGGAATAGTTTCGGCAATAATGATGTTACACTTGAAAGTCGACGTTAATTAAACGCGAAACGAGAGTGACACATATTGTGGCATTACCAATTAAGATCAAGAAATTGGGAAGCATTGCAGTGATAAATTATGTGGAAGATGATTTTCAATATTGTAAGATATAAATTAGGCTTACATTGATACTTGAAAGTATTCTTGAGATCATGAATGTAATATATGTAAAGATAAACATCTATATATATTTGATTACAGAAAGAGGTCAAACTGTTTAAAGTGTTATAATGGTTTGGTTGGAAGACCATTTGGAAAGGGAATTAAAATTCTCATGATTTTCTACATCCGTTATGGAGACTAAAATCTTCGTGATTTTCTACTCATGTTTCAAGATAAAAGATTTTTTACTCGTTCGTTGAGATTAAAGTCTTCGTGACTTTCTACTCATTTGTCGGAAAAGTGTAAGTGACTTTATGCTCtctttggagattaaaatcttagTGATTTTCTACTCTAATTTATTATTcgatttgaagattaaaaacttcaccGTTTATTAATTCTAAATGTGTCAGattggtttgaagattaaaaacttcatCATTTATTAATTATGGCTCTATCGTGACACAAATAACAGTTCATGTTGTTGGCTCTATTAAGTAATGGGGGTAGCAAATATGAATCTTCTTTTGAATAAATATATTTGGAATGTGATATTATTCATCAAACGACGACCCCTTAGTCACCACAATCTAATGGAATTGCaaaaagaaagaataaaatattaaaggagatgatgaatacCGTGTTGATAAGTTTTGGCTTACCCCAGAACTTATTGGGGGGGGGGGAAATTATTCTTACAGCTAATCGAATACTCAGTCGAGTTCCCCATAGCAAGacgcaatccattccatatgaaaatagtATGGAAGAAAGCccaattttcatattttaaagtgtgggggtgcttAGCTAAAGTGCAAGtttctaaacccaaaagggtaaagatcggACCAGAAATTATTGATtatgttttcataggatatgcaacaaATACTAAGGCATATCATTTTCTGGTccataaatcagaaaattccgacgttcatattaatacggtaatCGGATCAGATAATACTGcattctttgagaatatttatctgtataaaaaggaatgtgagtcgtctaGTGAAATATCTAAGCGACCTCGGGAAGAAGCAATGGAAGTACACCTAATGAGGTAAATCCAAgatgtagtaaacgtcaaaggacaacTACTTCCATTGGATCAGATTTTTTGATATTCTTGttagaaaatgagcctcaaactttaaAGAAGTTATGTCTTCCTCGGAAGCACAACTGTGAAAAGAGAtagtcaatagtgagatagaaTCCATATAAGTAACCAtacttgggaattggttgatTTTCCTCCAGAAAATAAACCTATGGATTCTAAGTggattttcaaaagaaaaatgaAGCCGATGGTGCTATTGACAAATATATGTCAAGGTTAGTTGTCAAAGGGTTTAGACAACGAGAAAGTATTGATTACTTTAATACTTAGTCGCTGGTAACGAGAATTACATCTATTGGGGTGTTAATAGCACTAGCCATTGTGTGTGGCCTTAaaatccatcagatggatgtgAAGACAAcattcttaaatggagatttggaggaagaaatttatatggaacaacctgacGGGTTTGTGATTCCCCAAAAAGAGAAGAAGGTGTGTcgacttgttaagtcgctttacgGATTGAAACAAGTATCCAAAATaatggcatgcaaaatttgactaGAAAATATTGTCAAATGGTTTCAAACTAGTGTATTTACATTAAGAATACTCTAAATTATGTAgtcattatttttttatatatggaATATATATTGATAGAAAAGGCACATGAAACATATGAAATGTGGGGGCATTAGGTTATACATAACAAAAGCTAATGTTAGAAgtgatatatatattatttagaaGAACTAGATGATATGATTCTTCGAACCCCACGAATCCTTAAGGATATTAATATGGTAGTCGGTGAATTCATTACTTGTTCAGTTTTAGTGATGACTAGTGATGAAACTATAAATTCGAAAGTTGTTTACGTGCCTTTACAGAAATGATTTGTTCTTTCTTGAATATTTATAATGTTTAGCTCTTTTATGAAATGTGTCACCTGGAAGGCTGCGACTTTTCATGAAAAGTGCGTTTGTATGTTTTGTATAAATATGACCGTACATGAACGAACGTATTAATACGCTGGTCTATAATGAGGTGAACCAACCGATGAACATGACCAAAATCCATTGCAAGTTAGATTTGTTTCATGAATAAAGGTGCtataatttgcatatcatatagaCGTATGaataaatatcataaaaatgcTTGAAAATGGCGGAGTGATTGCGAAATGTGTTagatattaaaaggttatggccaCAACCGATGCCAATCATTCCAGTTGTTATTATAATATACTATTGCTACATTAAGTGTAGTCAATAATCTGATATGCAATAGAAAGTCGAGATGTATTAGTTTACGACATAAGAAAGTTCGCATTGAACTGTCAAGACAATGAAACGAGTGTTGAGATATTTAAAATATACTCAAAATTATGCTTTGCACTACAATAAATATCCTACAGTAATGAAGGAATACAGTGATGCAAATTAGATCATCGGTTCGACTATTTTtaaatccacaagtggatatattTTCAGAGACGGTGGAGGAAAAATATCTTGGAAATTATCCAGATAAACGGTTATTGCCGCTCTATAATGGAGGCTGATTTTATAGCCTTagacaaggccggtgaagaagttgaatggctcctAAAATTTTcttaaagatattttattttggcCCAAATCGTTGGCATATATTGCAATAGTCAAGTAGCAATAGGAAGGGCtaggagcattatgtataacggaaaatctcgtcatatacgacgaaggcATAAACCCATTAGAAAATTATTCTCTAGGGGAATTATCATAATTGACTATGTGAAGTTAagcgataatgtgtcggatctacttataaaaggcctaactagagaggtagttgagagatcatcgaggggaatgagactatggccgaggacaagtcattgtggcggtaactcttcctagaagactggagatcccaagatctaggttcaaggagctcAAACAAAGTGAATAATGacagttcaacattgtcaaataaaatttttttgtagttcattctcgtgatgagacaatgttcaatACCAAGGATAAagtattaaggctttttaatggtttctaagtttgatacggggtatatcaaatagtgtatctacaggataacacgtttagaaatcacctatgtaagtgtgaagtgtaagccgcttcaaggagaattttgtaaggccagttctctacgcacttatgaaccaggtggtgttcatggctgaaatgaACATAACAATGAGAACTaaagatggttaagggttgattgtgtgacttatggttatctaggtatacaccaaagttcgatgattcaaagatatcaaatctaccgattgaccgagtatatccgacataagttcactacggaaagttcaaagggaaacctacttatccagatgcgattaatccttacttgtgAATCACACAGTATTTTCATGCATGATTTTACAcatatgtccattccccatttattTGGGGGAttgttgtatttttttctttaaagggtgtgaatgaaaaatagaagagGCACCTTTTAGATTGCACCTCTCCATATCACCCTTCCTTTGTCTATAAAATTAGATGCTTGGCCTCGATTTTTATACATAAAAAATCTAAAAACTTTTCCCCTCTTTTCTacattgttgcattattttttcaaataaatatagtgtcaagtgtgatttgctccgttTGTTGAGTTCGCTGAAGTTCTGTAATTTCGATTGCCAGTATTACAGAATAGTTtttccgttctatcctgggaggaagtAATCCATAACCTTAGGCAACggtgaggggattaaatttcttaaggataCACAAGCAACTTGTGGGCTTGAAATTATTTTACGATTTGTTTATTGAACTAACGTTTCCTTTTTCTCCAATTTTCTAGTTTCAAACACAGATTACCAATAATCTCTGATATGTCTCTAACTTTTATTTGCCAGAAAATTTGTATGTATTTATTTGCTTTCCTTCAAATGAAGGTAATAATCTCCTTGTTGACTTCCAACAAATATTTATATTCTTCAATAATAGCCCT is a window from the Nicotiana tomentosiformis chromosome 10, ASM39032v3, whole genome shotgun sequence genome containing:
- the LOC104104291 gene encoding vinorine synthase-like, whose product is MERKIEIVSMELIRPLSPTPNHLRCFEFSYLDQMAPPTSVPLALFYPPPPLYVGDEARAANLSRLLVLKKSLSETLARFYPFAGRIKKNSIECNDDGVPFYEAFAHNYQLEDVLRQPDVDIHFLPTVKDNSLLSYSTVPLLVQVTIFECGSMAISTRVSHKIVDRASSCTLIDAWAITTRVGTKCAVPEFVAAAKFLPPPNPQVLPTLLESQKVSCDNNQHISKIFFFDASTIASLKAKAISNVVPVPTRVEVVSAVIWKCVMAATSSGPIGRRSSYLIQNVNMRKRFVPPMPKHCVGNVVAVSVACKGENDCCDLPTLVSCIRKGLLEFIPKYKDKQERDEAIFAIPYDSMELTRAFRRREVDIYLNSWCGYQFYDIDFGWGKPSWVSPIERHKNVIFLMDSKDGGGIDAWVRLKDTETEVFEHELKLLAFEFDKN